One segment of Fusobacterium sp. DD2 DNA contains the following:
- a CDS encoding aryl-sulfate sulfotransferase has protein sequence MKLNKREKILILCSLAVIFISFYTFMVRGKILRTLDNNKMFFKSYEDTKSKKYEKEIDRKLESKELNRLISQLSLKKTEIAVSILEDKDLVKVLNMKKKEDYSSKKYLLSEMKYEDALTMFNVGKEFQELSVLSSGIKEYLNNRYVNFDYDKVVENNDIPELIKQRNKYIKVTGNEELKDIIKHLNREELQKFSALVENDGNMLNFLNFDTAFINEIKNNSHMLLSSGLSIETLEGFVLLNKKLDKLQGINPQFKEFLSKEIEGVDFVKNYQYGDFYLSDRNNDKLLEKEYKDGNYTFKNPFVKVNPYGRAPLTAIIKTKESIADKNVQVTVYGQFESPDYTYSVKAGKSGDFPIIGLYQRTENKVRYTVDGKSNIITINIGQLDNILPAIVIEKRVDGSIEPGMNLVSFNTKEKALPFVFDKCGNIRYLLDVSSVLKKAYAVKDDGKWLIANDEAVFTFDILGRVVSTKNSHHFDDEENWKNGVLFRNVQYLPKTNNQLIVYGFSDKVYPSGVFSELGIDSKQELFKARLYFDKYTYEDNNILSGRRIELFK, from the coding sequence ATGAAATTAAATAAGAGAGAGAAAATTTTGATATTGTGTTCCTTGGCAGTTATTTTTATAAGTTTTTACACTTTTATGGTTAGAGGAAAGATTTTAAGAACTTTAGATAATAACAAGATGTTTTTTAAATCTTATGAAGATACAAAGAGTAAAAAATACGAAAAAGAAATTGATAGGAAATTAGAAAGTAAAGAGTTAAATAGGTTAATCAGTCAGTTATCGTTGAAAAAAACTGAGATAGCTGTGTCAATTTTAGAGGATAAAGATTTAGTTAAAGTATTAAATATGAAAAAGAAGGAGGATTATAGTTCTAAAAAATACCTTCTTTCTGAGATGAAATATGAGGATGCCTTAACTATGTTTAATGTTGGAAAGGAATTCCAGGAGTTGTCTGTTTTATCTTCAGGAATAAAAGAGTATCTGAATAATAGATACGTGAATTTTGACTATGATAAAGTAGTTGAAAATAATGATATACCGGAACTTATAAAACAGAGAAATAAATATATTAAAGTAACAGGAAATGAAGAGTTAAAGGATATAATCAAACATTTGAACAGAGAGGAATTGCAGAAATTCTCAGCACTTGTTGAAAATGATGGAAATATGCTTAATTTTTTAAACTTTGATACAGCATTTATAAATGAGATAAAAAATAATTCCCACATGCTATTATCATCTGGATTATCAATAGAGACCTTGGAAGGTTTTGTTTTATTGAATAAAAAACTTGATAAATTACAGGGAATAAATCCTCAATTTAAAGAATTTCTATCTAAAGAGATTGAGGGAGTGGATTTTGTTAAGAACTACCAATATGGAGATTTTTATCTTTCAGATAGAAATAATGATAAACTTCTTGAAAAAGAGTATAAAGATGGAAATTACACTTTCAAAAATCCTTTTGTAAAGGTAAATCCTTATGGAAGAGCTCCTCTTACAGCTATTATAAAAACTAAGGAGAGCATTGCAGATAAAAATGTACAGGTAACTGTATATGGGCAGTTTGAAAGTCCAGACTATACTTATAGTGTAAAAGCAGGTAAAAGTGGTGATTTTCCTATAATAGGACTTTATCAGAGAACTGAAAACAAAGTTAGATACACAGTTGATGGGAAGTCAAACATTATAACAATAAATATTGGACAGCTTGATAATATCCTTCCAGCAATAGTTATAGAAAAGAGAGTAGATGGAAGTATTGAGCCAGGAATGAATCTTGTATCATTTAATACAAAAGAGAAGGCATTGCCATTTGTATTTGATAAATGTGGAAATATAAGATATCTTTTAGATGTATCATCAGTATTAAAAAAGGCATATGCAGTAAAAGATGATGGAAAATGGCTTATTGCAAATGATGAAGCTGTATTTACATTTGATATCTTAGGAAGAGTAGTGAGTACAAAAAATTCCCATCACTTTGACGATGAGGAAAATTGGAAAAATGGTGTTCTTTTTAGAAATGTACAGTATCTGCCAAAAACCAATAATCAGCTTATTGTTTATGGTTTTAGTGATAAAGTATATCCAAGTGGAGTATTTTCAGAACTTGGAATTGATAGCAAACAGGAACTTTTTAAAGCAAGACTCTATTTTGATAAGTATACTTATGAGGATAATAATATACTTTCAGGTAGAAGAATTGAGCTTTTTAAATAG
- a CDS encoding cold shock domain-containing protein: MLKGTVKWFNKDKGFGFISGEDGNDYFVHYSNINAKGFRSLEEGQAVSFDVTEGAKGPVASNVTVA; this comes from the coding sequence ATGCTAAAAGGAACAGTAAAATGGTTTAACAAAGACAAAGGGTTTGGATTTATATCTGGTGAAGATGGAAACGATTATTTCGTACACTACTCTAACATCAACGCAAAAGGATTCAGATCTTTAGAAGAAGGACAAGCAGTATCTTTCGACGTAACTGAAGGAGCTAAAGGACCAGTTGCTTCTAACGTAACTGTAGCATAG
- a CDS encoding N-acetylmuramoyl-L-alanine amidase — protein MKKYNFMLLIFTLLLYSCTSINYSVDSKSYKATGKNSRVRFIVLHYTATNDEIGLKTLTTQQVSAHYLVTSKDSDPVYNLVPENERAWHAGFSGFRGRNNINDSSIGIEITNIGVDNYADETKEYGFFIPYDKYVPYSEGQIKKIAHLLKDILKRYKIDPTNIVGHSDIAPLRKIDPGAKFPWKRLYEEYGIGAWYNEKDKEFYMNERLYSATPISQIKSEFRKYGYDINSANEWDEESRRVVYAFQMHFNPQNATGYLDLETFAILKALNKKYR, from the coding sequence GTGAAAAAATACAATTTTATGTTACTAATATTCACGCTATTATTATATTCATGTACGTCAATAAATTACAGTGTTGACAGTAAAAGTTATAAAGCCACTGGAAAAAATTCAAGAGTAAGATTTATAGTCTTGCACTACACTGCAACAAATGATGAGATAGGACTTAAGACTTTAACTACTCAGCAGGTAAGTGCTCACTATCTTGTTACAAGTAAGGATTCAGATCCAGTTTATAATCTTGTTCCAGAAAATGAGAGAGCATGGCATGCAGGTTTTAGTGGATTTAGAGGAAGAAACAATATAAATGACAGCTCAATCGGAATAGAGATAACAAATATAGGTGTTGATAACTATGCTGATGAAACCAAAGAGTACGGTTTTTTTATCCCATATGATAAGTATGTGCCTTACTCAGAGGGACAGATAAAAAAGATAGCACATCTTTTAAAAGATATTTTAAAACGTTATAAAATAGATCCAACAAATATTGTGGGACATTCAGATATTGCTCCACTTAGAAAAATAGATCCAGGTGCAAAATTTCCTTGGAAGAGATTATACGAAGAGTATGGTATTGGTGCCTGGTATAATGAGAAAGATAAGGAGTTTTACATGAATGAGAGGTTATACAGTGCTACTCCAATCTCTCAAATTAAGAGTGAATTTAGAAAATATGGTTATGATATAAATAGCGCCAATGAATGGGATGAAGAGAGCAGAAGAGTAGTTTATGCTTTTCAAATGCATTTTAATCCCCAAAATGCTACGGGATATCTTGATTTGGAAACTTTTGCCATTTTAAAGGCCCTAAACAAGAAATATAGATAA